CGCCAGGCCGACGCGACCGGCCGCTCGCGCACCATCCAGGTGGAGGTGCGCAAGAAGCGCGTGTTCGTCAAGCGTGATCCGGCCGAGCTCGCCGCCGAAGCGGCCGCCGCCGCGCAGGAAGCCGCCACGGCCGAACCGGCCGGCGAGCAGGCTGCCGCCGCGCCGGCGCCCGCCGCCAGCGCCACGCCGGCCGCCGCTTCCCCGGCGCCCGCCACGCCCGCGTC
This genomic interval from Bordetella genomosp. 10 contains the following:
- a CDS encoding translation initiation factor IF-2 associated domain-containing protein yields the protein MSSNTVAQFASELKMPANVLLEQLRSAGVELKSVDDAVTDSDKAKLLDSLRRAHGAAAEGKKITLTRRQTSEIRQADATGRSRTIQVEVRKKRVFVKRDPAELAAEAAAAAQEAATAEPAGEQAAAAPAPAASATPAAASPAPATPAS